Genomic DNA from Roseofilum reptotaenium CS-1145:
GTTTTAAATCTTTCAGAAAAAGCATGAGCTTAAGAATTAATTATTAGGATAATCGTTTTTTTTTCTGTCTGACAAGGATCAATGCCTAATCTTGGCCGAATCTTTGCAATTTCATGGATTCTACGGAAGTTTGGTCGAAAATCCCAAAATCTACAGAGGTTTTGATGATTTTCGATCGGTTTTGATAGCAGATTTTCTAATCTTGTGAGAAAGGTTGAGATTGACCATATGCGTGTTATTGAGGAGGTGAAACTAAGTATTTTCCTCCATTAACCTCTGATCTTTTCTCCATTCAAACTGTGCTATGGCTCAAAAGTTGCCTACACCATAGTTGGTGTTGCCTATGCTAGACGGAATTTCTCGGCCAAGTTGCCGAGGATTTTGCCTAGATCCAACTATGAATGGGTAATATCAGCCCATCTCGTTCAAGGATATAACGTTTCTTTTTGATGTGAAATATGGCTCTCACCCCTTTTCCTCTCTATCGCAGCAGCAGGAGAAGAGGAAGACATCGGTTACAACAGGAATTGGAGAAACATGGGAGCTAGTTGGTTAATAATGCTCATAAACCCTCCCCGTCGCGTGCCTTTTTTGCTTTCCTCGATCGCCTTTTCCGTCACGTCAATAAATTCTTGAGAGATTTCGGAGCCTTCCTCATTGCCTTGGGTTTCAAAAATAGTACGGGCTACTGTCCAATCGGCGATCGCCCCACTTCCATCTCCAAGTTGCAACCGACTTACCCCACGTCCTAAATAAGCGGGGGCGAAATTGGGATCGATCTGTAGGGCTAAACTATGCTTTTCCAGCGCTCCTCGATGATTTCCAGAACGAGCATCGACAAACGCTAACCGATAATAATCCTCTGGACTCAGAACTCCACCCGGAAATTCAAGCACTCCATTCAGAATTGCTGTATTAATAACTGCTCCTTCAATTTTGGCATTGGCCATATATGCCCCACTCAAATTTGCGCCAGCCAAATTCGCCCCAGTCAGGTCAGCATAGGATAAATCTGTGCCCATTAAATTGGCTCCAGCTAAATTGGCTCCGGCTAAATTGGCACGTCGCAGATCTGCCTTATATAACAGCGCTCCCGTCAGATCTGCCCCACTCAAATTCGCTCCACTTAAATCTGCATTATCCAAATTGGCAAAACTTAAATCAGCTCCTGTTAAGTCGGCATTCTCTAACTGAGCCATACTTAACCCTGACTCGCTCAGGTTACACATCGGACATTGCTTAGAAGAGAGGAGTTGTCTAAGATCTTCTAAATCTTCTGCTGCCACAGGAGTGGCTAAAGTGAAACCCAGAATTATAAGTGCGGTGGAGATTGCTTTATTCATACCCAAGTGCCATAGCCATCTGTTCTATCTTAAGGGCAGATGGAGAGATGGGGTAGGGTAATGGGGAGGTTCCCCATTACCCATTCCGATTTGTTAGAGTTTCGCGCCACATTCGGGACAGAAGTGGTTACTGGGGGCGTTTTTGGCGCCACAACTGGTGCAATAGAGTAACTCTAAAGACTGTTCCTTTTTGGGTGTAGGCAAGCCGAGCATTTGGGAATTGCTCTTACCCGGAGCCACCATGGGATAACAGTTTTCGTCGCGAGTGACATGGGCATCAAGAACTACAGGGCCATCATAGGCAAGCATTTCGGCGATCGCCCCTTCGAGCTGATCCCGGCGATCGATCCTCATGCCTTTAATGCCATAAGCATCTGCCAGTTTCACAAAATCGGGCATTCCCACTTCCATATTGGTAGCAGAATAGCGCTCACCATAGAACGTTTCTTGCCACTGGCGTACCATACCTTGCCAAGCATTATTGACGATCACCACTTTGACATTAATGCCATATTGGGCGATCGTACCCAGTTCCTGAATATTCATCTGGATACTGGCATCTCCAGCAATACAAATCACCTGTTCATCCGGCAGAGCCACCTTAGCTCCCATCGCTGCGGGCACACCAAAGCCCATGGTTCCCAAGCCACCACTGGAAATCCATTGCCGAGGGCCATTTTCCAAGAATTGCGCTCCCCACATTTGGTGTTGTCCCACATCGGTTGTGTAGAACGCATCAGGAGCTTGTTGGCCAACGGAGTAGATCACCTCTTGGGGAGAGAGTTGCCCTTCCGGACGAGGAATAACTAGGGGATAGTCCGTGCGCCAGCGATTAATCCGCTCTAACCACAGAGTGGTTTTGGTTGGTTGACCCGATAGACCCATTTGATGACAGCGAGTCAGCAGATCGATTAATACTTGGCGCACATCACCCACAATTGGAACTTCTGGGGTGCGGTTTTTACCCACTTCTGCTGGGTCAATATCAATATGGATTACTTGAGCGCGGGCGGCAAACTCATCTAATTTTCCGGTTACCCGGTCATCGAAGCGGGCCCCAACAGCGATTAACAGGTCACATTCACTAACGGCAAAGTTAGCATAGGCTGTACCATGCATTCCCAACATCCCCACCGATAGGGGGTGTTTTTCATCAAAGGCTCCTTTCGCCATGAACGTGGTGGTCAGGGGAATTTGGAATAGTTCAGCCAGTTCCTTAAGTTCCGCATGGGCCCCAGAAGCTATTGCTCCACCCCCAACGTAGAGTAGGGGACGTTCAGCTTCTTGCATTAAGGCGATCGCCTGATTAATTTGCCGAGGATTCCCCTTAATGGTGGGTCGATAGCCAGGTAACTTAATCGTTCCCGGTTCTACGGGTACATAATCACATTCTTCTGTGCCCACATCCTTGGGAATATCAATCAAAACCGGCCCCGGCCGTCCTGTACTGGCAATATGAAAAGCCTCAGCCACAATTCGAGCCATATCTTGGGCATGACGAACGACATAAGAATGCTTCACCACCGGCAGGGTAATCCCATAAATATCCGTTTCTTGGAATGCATCTGTACCAATGGCTGCCCGAGTCACCTGTCCGGTAATAACGACCATCGGAATCGAGTCCATTTGAGCTGTAGCGATACCCGTAACTAAGTTCGTTGCTCCAGGGCCAGAAGTACCAAAACACACACCCACTTTACCCGTAGCGCGGGCATAAGCATCTGCCGCATGGGAAGCCCCTTGTTCATGTCTGACCAAGAAATGTTTCAGTTCTCCATTGGCTTCGCAGCGATACAATTCATCATAGATCGGTAGAATTGCTCCCCCTGGATAACCAAAAATATGCTTGACTCCGTGCCGTTTTAAGCTATCCATAAGGGCATATGCGCCCGTTCTTCGAGTAGCTATTACCGTTGTGGCTTGCATAGGTCTTCTCCTTCAGTTTACTTGCCTTATTAAATCGTTTTTGAATTGTATCGCTTCTATTTTCCAAAAATCCACACAATTTAACGCATATTTTAGAGTCTTTTTAATTCTTAAAATTTTAGCGCTACTTGCTGGTAATCGGGAGTCGGCAGTTGGGAGTCGGG
This window encodes:
- a CDS encoding pentapeptide repeat-containing protein, giving the protein MNKAISTALIILGFTLATPVAAEDLEDLRQLLSSKQCPMCNLSESGLSMAQLENADLTGADLSFANLDNADLSGANLSGADLTGALLYKADLRRANLAGANLAGANLMGTDLSYADLTGANLAGANLSGAYMANAKIEGAVINTAILNGVLEFPGGVLSPEDYYRLAFVDARSGNHRGALEKHSLALQIDPNFAPAYLGRGVSRLQLGDGSGAIADWTVARTIFETQGNEEGSEISQEFIDVTEKAIEESKKGTRRGGFMSIINQLAPMFLQFLL
- the ilvB gene encoding biosynthetic-type acetolactate synthase large subunit, which gives rise to MQATTVIATRRTGAYALMDSLKRHGVKHIFGYPGGAILPIYDELYRCEANGELKHFLVRHEQGASHAADAYARATGKVGVCFGTSGPGATNLVTGIATAQMDSIPMVVITGQVTRAAIGTDAFQETDIYGITLPVVKHSYVVRHAQDMARIVAEAFHIASTGRPGPVLIDIPKDVGTEECDYVPVEPGTIKLPGYRPTIKGNPRQINQAIALMQEAERPLLYVGGGAIASGAHAELKELAELFQIPLTTTFMAKGAFDEKHPLSVGMLGMHGTAYANFAVSECDLLIAVGARFDDRVTGKLDEFAARAQVIHIDIDPAEVGKNRTPEVPIVGDVRQVLIDLLTRCHQMGLSGQPTKTTLWLERINRWRTDYPLVIPRPEGQLSPQEVIYSVGQQAPDAFYTTDVGQHQMWGAQFLENGPRQWISSGGLGTMGFGVPAAMGAKVALPDEQVICIAGDASIQMNIQELGTIAQYGINVKVVIVNNAWQGMVRQWQETFYGERYSATNMEVGMPDFVKLADAYGIKGMRIDRRDQLEGAIAEMLAYDGPVVLDAHVTRDENCYPMVAPGKSNSQMLGLPTPKKEQSLELLYCTSCGAKNAPSNHFCPECGAKL